The Henckelia pumila isolate YLH828 unplaced genomic scaffold, ASM3356847v2 CTG_461:::fragment_3, whole genome shotgun sequence genome window below encodes:
- the LOC140872187 gene encoding probable serine/threonine-protein kinase PBL3 isoform X2 has protein sequence MGLCFGSSARVDATLSTPREVSRLPNTCNSSARSNIIIPFSSVKSGASSLPTPRSEAEILSSPYVKAFSFNELKNATRNFRPDTLLGEGGFGYVFKGWIDEHTLTATKAGSGLVIAVKKLKPEGFQGHKEWLTEVNYLGQLHHTNLVKLIGYCSEADNRLLVYEFMPRGSLENHLFRRGSQPLSWATRMKVAIGAARGLFFLHEAEEQVIYRDFKASNILLDGEFNAKLSDFGLAKAGPKGDKTHTSTEVIGTRGYAAPEYVATGRLSAKSDVYSFGVVLLELLSGRRAVDKTKVGIEQNLVEWATPYMVDKRKLFRIMDTKMEGQYPLKAAFSVAAISLRCLSNEPKLRPRMAEVLGTLEKLQARKSSARHSSADNRTSFDAVSISPL, from the exons ATGGGTCTTTGCTTTGGTTCCTCTGCAAGAGTTGATGCTACTCTCAGCACGCCCCGCG AAGTGTCGAGGCTTCCCAACACCTGCAATTCATCAGCCCGTTCCAACATAATCATTCCCTTTTCCAGTGTTAAAAGTGGCGCTTCAAGCCTTCCTACCCCAAGATCAGAAGCAGAAATTCTATCGTCGCCTTACGTGAAGGCCTTTTCTTTTAATGAGTTAAAGAATGCAACAAGAAACTTTCGACCCGACactcttcttggagaaggaggaTTTGGTTACGTTTTCAAAGGGTGGATTGACGAGCATACACTTACCGCTACAAAGGCAGGTTCTGGACTCGTCATCGCAGTCAAGAAGTTGAAGCCTGAGGGTTTCCAAGGCCACAAAGAGTGGTTG ACGGAAGTTAATTATCTCGGCCAACTTCATCACACCAATCTAGTTAAACTTATTGGATACTGCTCTGAGGCGGATAACCGGCTGTTGGTATACGAGTTCATGCCCAGAGGAAGTCTCGAGAATCACTTGTTCAGGA GAGGGTCGCAGCCCCTTTCTTGGGCGACTCGAATGAAGGTTGCAATAGGTGCAGCGAGGGGCCTTTTTTTCTTGCATGAAGCTGAAGAACAGGTCATATATAGAGATTTTAAGGCCTCTAACATTCTTCTTGATGGG GAATTCAACGCCAAGCTGTCCGACTTCGGTTTGGCCAAAGCAGGTCCCAAAGGCGATAAAACTCATACATCTACCGAAGTTATTGGTACGCGAGGCTATGCTGCACCAGAATATGTCGCCACAGGGCGATTGTCAGCTAAAAGCGATGTCTAcagttttggggtagttttgcTCGAACTTTTGTCTGGACGTCGTGCTGTTGATAAAACAAAAGTTGGTATCGAGCAAAACCTGGTAGAGTGGGCGACTCCATACATGGTTGACAAGAGAAAACTGTTTCGAATTATGGACACGAAAATGGAGGGACAATACCCTCTCAAAGCAGCATTCAGTGTTGCTGCTATATCTCTGCGATGTCTAAGCAACGAGCCGAAACTCAGGCCACGCATGGCCGAGGTTTTAGGCACACTCGAAAAGCTCCAAGCTCGAAAAAGCAGCGCCAGGCATTCAAGTGCAGATAACCGAACTTCTTTTGATGCTGTATCTATCTCACCACTATAA
- the LOC140872187 gene encoding probable serine/threonine-protein kinase PBL3 isoform X1, which yields MGLCFGSSARVDATLSTPRALEVSRLPNTCNSSARSNIIIPFSSVKSGASSLPTPRSEAEILSSPYVKAFSFNELKNATRNFRPDTLLGEGGFGYVFKGWIDEHTLTATKAGSGLVIAVKKLKPEGFQGHKEWLTEVNYLGQLHHTNLVKLIGYCSEADNRLLVYEFMPRGSLENHLFRRGSQPLSWATRMKVAIGAARGLFFLHEAEEQVIYRDFKASNILLDGEFNAKLSDFGLAKAGPKGDKTHTSTEVIGTRGYAAPEYVATGRLSAKSDVYSFGVVLLELLSGRRAVDKTKVGIEQNLVEWATPYMVDKRKLFRIMDTKMEGQYPLKAAFSVAAISLRCLSNEPKLRPRMAEVLGTLEKLQARKSSARHSSADNRTSFDAVSISPL from the exons ATGGGTCTTTGCTTTGGTTCCTCTGCAAGAGTTGATGCTACTCTCAGCACGCCCCGCG CTTTAGAAGTGTCGAGGCTTCCCAACACCTGCAATTCATCAGCCCGTTCCAACATAATCATTCCCTTTTCCAGTGTTAAAAGTGGCGCTTCAAGCCTTCCTACCCCAAGATCAGAAGCAGAAATTCTATCGTCGCCTTACGTGAAGGCCTTTTCTTTTAATGAGTTAAAGAATGCAACAAGAAACTTTCGACCCGACactcttcttggagaaggaggaTTTGGTTACGTTTTCAAAGGGTGGATTGACGAGCATACACTTACCGCTACAAAGGCAGGTTCTGGACTCGTCATCGCAGTCAAGAAGTTGAAGCCTGAGGGTTTCCAAGGCCACAAAGAGTGGTTG ACGGAAGTTAATTATCTCGGCCAACTTCATCACACCAATCTAGTTAAACTTATTGGATACTGCTCTGAGGCGGATAACCGGCTGTTGGTATACGAGTTCATGCCCAGAGGAAGTCTCGAGAATCACTTGTTCAGGA GAGGGTCGCAGCCCCTTTCTTGGGCGACTCGAATGAAGGTTGCAATAGGTGCAGCGAGGGGCCTTTTTTTCTTGCATGAAGCTGAAGAACAGGTCATATATAGAGATTTTAAGGCCTCTAACATTCTTCTTGATGGG GAATTCAACGCCAAGCTGTCCGACTTCGGTTTGGCCAAAGCAGGTCCCAAAGGCGATAAAACTCATACATCTACCGAAGTTATTGGTACGCGAGGCTATGCTGCACCAGAATATGTCGCCACAGGGCGATTGTCAGCTAAAAGCGATGTCTAcagttttggggtagttttgcTCGAACTTTTGTCTGGACGTCGTGCTGTTGATAAAACAAAAGTTGGTATCGAGCAAAACCTGGTAGAGTGGGCGACTCCATACATGGTTGACAAGAGAAAACTGTTTCGAATTATGGACACGAAAATGGAGGGACAATACCCTCTCAAAGCAGCATTCAGTGTTGCTGCTATATCTCTGCGATGTCTAAGCAACGAGCCGAAACTCAGGCCACGCATGGCCGAGGTTTTAGGCACACTCGAAAAGCTCCAAGCTCGAAAAAGCAGCGCCAGGCATTCAAGTGCAGATAACCGAACTTCTTTTGATGCTGTATCTATCTCACCACTATAA
- the LOC140872080 gene encoding homeobox-leucine zipper protein ATHB-13-like: MAFFHSNFMLQTPPHQEHDHPSTSLAVPLILPSCSPHEFQGVGGSVLGKRSFGIMEGCDEMNYTREDELSEDEGWQVLGERKRRLNMEQVKTLEKNFEQGNKLEPERKLQLARALGLQPRQIAIWFQNRRARWKTKQLEKDYEILKRQFEALKKENDSLKTHNQKLHSQILALKTIREPTEYSINLNKETEGSCSNRSENSSDIKLDISRNPAAIDSALATNRTLRQSNIGIQNSSRPEIQVPKMDQTVKEESLCNIMFCGMDDQTGFWPWLEQQHFN, translated from the exons ATGGCATTCTTCCACTCCAATTTCATGCTACAAACACCCCCTCATCAAGAACATGATCATCCCTCCACTTCTCTTGCAGTACCATTGATTCTTCCTTCATGTAGCCCCCACGAATTTCAag GCGTGGGGGGTTCCGTGCTAGGGAAGAGATCATTTGGAATAATGGAGGGGTGTGATGAGATGAATTACACGAGAGAGGATGAGTTATCGGAAGACGAGGGATGGCAGGTGCTTGGGGAGAGAAAGAGGAGGCTGAACATGGAGCAAGTGAAAACTCTGGAGAAGAACTTCGAGCAAGGGAACAAGCTGGAGCCCGAAAGGAAGCTGCAGCTGGCCCGAGCCCTCGGGCTTCAGCCCAGACAGATTGCCATTTGGTTTCAGAACAGGAGAGCCAGATGGAAGACTAAGCAATTGGAGAAAGATTACGAGATTCTCAAGAGACAATTTGAAGCCCTCAAGAAAGAGAATGATTCCCTGAAAACACATAATCAGAAACTTCATTCTCag ATATTGGCACTGAAGACAATTAGGGAGCCAACAGAATATTCCATCAATCTCAACAAAGAAACAGAAGGCTCGTGCAGCAACAGAAGCGAAAACAGCTCGGATATCAAGCTCGATATTTCAAGAAATCCTGCAGCTATCGACAGCGCATTGGCCACAAATCGCACACTTAGGCAAAGTAATATTGGAATCCAAAACTCTTCGAGACCCGAAATTCAGGTCCCCAAAATGGACCAAACCGTGAAGGAAGAAAGCTTGTGCAACATCATGTTTTGCGGGATGGATGATCAGACAGGGTTTTGGCCATGGCTAGAGCAAcaacatttcaattaa